The stretch of DNA TCGCCATTTGGTCGGCACTTCCAAAAAAAAATGGCTTTATCTGCTTTATCTGTCCTCTGCTTTGGCTTTTTTGACCAAAGGATTAATTGGGGTGATCTTCCCCCTCGCCATTCTCGGGGTATGGCTGGTTTTTAGTGGACAGTGGAAACGTACCATGGGTCTCATCTCGCCGATCGGAATCGTTCTGTTTCTGGCAATCACTGCCCCTTGGTTCATCCTTGTGCAGCGAGCGCACCAGAATTTTCTGTGGTTTTTTTTCATTCAAGAACATCTTCTGAGATATACGACCACGATGCATGGGCGTGATAATACGTTTTTGTTATATGTGCCGGTTGTAATCCTCGGCATTCTTCCATGGGCTGCTTTTCTCGGCAAAGCCGCTTGGGAGATGCACAAAGGAAAAATTGTATCCTCGACTCTTCAGGGGAGCAAATTTCTTTGGACGTGGGTCATTCTTATTTTTGTTTTTTTTTCGTTGTCCCATTCTAAGCTTATTCCTTACATTGCCCCGATATTCATACCGTTGTCAGTCCTGATCGGCCATAAACTGAGAAATTACGATGATCTGACCCTGCATCCACGAAAACAATTCCAGTCTTTTCTTTTGCAGATTCCCATTCTACTGCAATCTCTCTTGCTCATGACTGTGTTTTTGCTCCCGATTTTCCTTCAGGTCGGCTCCAAGTTCGGTGGTGATTTGTCAATCGTTTATTCGCGGGAATTATCGTGGCTGATTATCTTGCCCATATTCAGCCAGCTGTTGCTTGCATTCCTTCCGGAATTGGTCAAAACGAGATATCAATGCGGATGGTTTGTCACTATTTATTTTCTGTCTGGACTGTTTCTGCTCTCGATGACCCCTTCCGTTTCTTCATTCCTGATCCCTTACAAATCCGCATATCCCGCTTCGCAGGCTATCAAGAGGATACTTCCTGCCGGCCACGAATTATATCAATACAAAATTATCCTTTATGGTATCGCCACATATAATGAGATACGAACGCCTCTAGTAGGCGACTTCGGTGAATTGAGCTACGGCATGAAGTTTCTTCCAAAGGAAGAGCGGGACCATTATTTCCTGACGGAGGAACAATTCAAGGCGCGGTGTGATCAGGAAGGCACGATTTATTGCTTAACAGAATATAGAGAGCATTTTGACGAGTTGACAAGAATGTTTCCAAACCATGAAGTGCTATGGTCAAATGGTGTGTATTACCTGATGAAACTTAAGTGTCAGATTAATGATTGCTGATAACAGTGCCTTTTCCGGCTATGCCTCTATGGTGATCCTGATTACTCATGGAAACTCTGCATGGCCTTATAAAGTCAGATAAAATCATTACACCCGATGAACCTCATATGAATCTCCTGCAAAAACTTTAAGAAGTACCGTGCACCATTTCCATCAGTAATACTCAATTTTTAAACTCTTTGACTCTATTTGTTTGTAGGTGAACGAGAGAGTTATCCTGTAGGTATAATACCTTTGCAAATCAGAAAGTACGCAGGAACCGGATGAACCACAAAATCCCCTTCGACCTTCGCAGGGTCAAATCGGCCAAGTCCTCTTTCCCGCCGCTGTTTCTTAAAAAAAGGGCACGCCTTGTGTGGAATTAAAACAATTCGATCTTCTTAATCCCCGGTCTATCTTTGAGCGCTTTATATACGGTGTATGCACAGGATATATCCTGAATTGCAAGGCCCGTGGAGTCGAAGAGGGTAATTTCCTCGTCCGATACCCTTCCTTTTTCCTTTCCTGCGACAATGTCTCCGAGCCCCGCATAGATATCTTTTTTCGTAAGTTGTTTATTGCGGACGGGCACATTGATCTCTCCACTATGTGACGCCTGCGCCCAATCGTCAATGACCACTTTAGCCTGCTTTACTATCTTCGGGTTGATTTCCTGTTTTCCTTCGGCATCGGCGCCGACGGCATTGATGTGAGTTCCGGGTGAAACCCTATTTACTAACGGCCTGCGGGACGGCGTCGTAGTGATGAGGATATCGACGTTGGTTGTTACTTCATCAATAGCGGGAGAGATGATCGTCTCCAGTTTGTATGTTTTCTCTACCCACTCTTTAAATCTCGGCGCCGTCTCATCTTCCGGGGTGAATTGCCATATTTTGACAGTTTTTAATTTCCTCACTTCCAGAATACATGCCAATTGTGTGCGCGCCTGAACGCCGCAACCGACAAATCCGGCAATTTTAGCGGTTTTCCTGCTCAAGAACTTAGCAGCCAATGCCCCCGCGGCGCCGGTACGGATGCTGGTCAAGTATGTGCCATCCAGTATCGCCAGCGGAAATCCGTTCTTTGGATCGGCAAGGATGATTACCGCCATGACCGTGGGAAGGTTGTACATGGCGTTTTCGGGGTGCACATTTACACTTTTTATACCGGCAATATCAAAACCCTGGCCGTGAATGTACGCCGGCATAGACCGTAAATCTCCCTTTTTGAAAGTGAGATAACTCTTTGCCGGCATATCGGCCTGGCCCAGGCCATA from Deltaproteobacteria bacterium encodes:
- a CDS encoding ornithine cyclodeaminase family protein (catalyzes the interconversion of alanine and pyruvate), translating into MKTLIFTRKDVQKVLTPSVANKTIEKAFKAYGLGQADMPAKSYLTFKKGDLRSMPAYIHGQGFDIAGIKSVNVHPENAMYNLPTVMAVIILADPKNGFPLAILDGTYLTSIRTGAAGALAAKFLSRKTAKIAGFVGCGVQARTQLACILEVRKLKTVKIWQFTPEDETAPRFKEWVEKTYKLETIISPAIDEVTTNVDILITTTPSRRPLVNRVSPGTHINAVGADAEGKQEINPKIVKQAKVVIDDWAQASHSGEINVPVRNKQLTKKDIYAGLGDIVAGKEKGRVSDEEITLFDSTGLAIQDISCAYTVYKALKDRPGIKKIELF
- a CDS encoding glycosyltransferase family 39 protein encodes the protein MEKALLKLANSRVLFLIIMPIVLYVVFSPLMPLIEPDESRYFEISDNMVDSGDYVIPRLANVIYLEKPPLTYWASAIIFKFFGETDFTARIYVGLCAWACLLLTYGIGSFLRDRTTGLYAAGVLCTSLFFFIFGNFNILDIPLALYTCLATWAGYRHLVGTSKKKWLYLLYLSSALAFLTKGLIGVIFPLAILGVWLVFSGQWKRTMGLISPIGIVLFLAITAPWFILVQRAHQNFLWFFFIQEHLLRYTTTMHGRDNTFLLYVPVVILGILPWAAFLGKAAWEMHKGKIVSSTLQGSKFLWTWVILIFVFFSLSHSKLIPYIAPIFIPLSVLIGHKLRNYDDLTLHPRKQFQSFLLQIPILLQSLLLMTVFLLPIFLQVGSKFGGDLSIVYSRELSWLIILPIFSQLLLAFLPELVKTRYQCGWFVTIYFLSGLFLLSMTPSVSSFLIPYKSAYPASQAIKRILPAGHELYQYKIILYGIATYNEIRTPLVGDFGELSYGMKFLPKEERDHYFLTEEQFKARCDQEGTIYCLTEYREHFDELTRMFPNHEVLWSNGVYYLMKLKCQINDC